In Methyloterricola oryzae, the genomic stretch CCCAGGCGCTGACCGAGGTCTCCGGCAAGCTGGCCGAGCGCCTCTATGCCCAGGGCGGTCCTGGCGGCGGCGAGCCGCCGGAGGGCGGGGCTGGCGGCGGCTCCGAGGAAGGCACCAAGACCGACGACGTTGTCGATGCAGAGTTCGAGGAAGTCAAGGAAAACAAGAGCTAAGTTGCCGGCAACCCTTAAGGACCGCCGCCTATCAACCCTTGAATAGCCGCAGGTGTCGAGCCTGCGGCTCATTGCATTATGGCCAAAGAAGATTATTACGAACTGCTCGGTGTGCCGCGCAACGCGAGCGACAGCGACATCAAGAAGAGCTTTCGCCGGCTCGCGATGAAGTATCATCCGGACCGCAACAAGGACAATCCCGAGGCCGAGGAGAAGTTCAAGAAGATAAAGGAGGCCTATGAGATCCTGTCGGATGGCAAAAAGCGCTCCGCCTACGATCAGTTCGGGCATGCCGGCGTCGATCCCAGCATGGGTGGCGGCGGAGGCTTCGGCGGCTTCGGCGGTGAGAGTTTCAGCGACATCTTCAGCGACGTATTCGGCGACATCTTCGGGGGCGGCGGTGGCCGTCGCCAGGGCCGAGCCCAGCGCGGCGGCGATTTGCGCTACAACCTGGACCTGAGCCTTGAGGAAGCGGTTTCCGGCACCGAGGTGAAGATCCGGGTACCCACCTACGTGACTTGCGGCGAATGCAGCGGCTCCGGCGCCAAGAAGGGTTCGGGGCCGGTCACCTGCACCACCTGTCATGGACAGGGGGCCATCCGCATGCAGCAGGGCTTCTTCGCCGTGCAGCAGACCTGTCCCGCCTGCCGCGGCAGCGGACAGCAGATCAAGGACCCGTGCCGCGCCTGTGGCGGCCAGGGTCGCGTACAAGAGACCAAGACCCTGTCGGTCAAGATACCGCCTGGCGTCGACGTGGGCGACCGCATCCGCCTGGCGGGCGAAGGCGAGGCCGGGGAGGCGGGCGGGCCGGCCGGCGATCTGTATGTGCAGATCAACGTCAAGGAGCATCCCATATTTACCCGCGACGGCGCCAACCTCTACTGCGAGGTGCCCATCAGCTTCCCCACCGCCTGCCTGGGCGGGGAACTCGCTGTGCCTACCTTGGATGGCAAGGTGATGCTGAAAATCCCCTCGGAAACCCAGACCGGCAAGCTGTTCCGCCTGCGCGGCAAGGGTGTCAAGCCGGTGCGTGGCGGCGAGATCGGCGATCTGCTGTGCCGGGTGCGGGTGGAAACGCCGGTGCACCTGACCAAGGAACAGGAAGAGATCATCCGCAAGCTGGACGAATCCCTCAGCGGCGGCGGCAGCACCCATAGTCCGCAGGCCCATGGCTGGCTGGACGGCGTGAAGCAATTCTTCGACAAGTTGGGTCTGTGAGGCGCATGGCATGACAAATCAGAACCTGATCCGTATCGGCATCGTCGGCGCCGCAGGACGCATGGGGCAGACCCTGCTGCGGGCCGTCTTCAACACGCCTGGCACGTTGCTCGGGGCGGCCATCGAGCGCAAGGACAGCCCTGCCGTGGGCCGTGACGCGGGAGAAATCGCTGGCCTGATGCGCCTGGATATTCCGGTGGTGGACGATCTGGCGGCCGTCATCGCGCAGTTGGATGTCCTCATCGACTTCACCCGCCCGGAATCCACCTTGGAGCATGTGCGCCTGTGCGCGCAGCATGGCGTCCGTCTGGTGATCGGCACCACCGGCTTCACGCCGGAGCAGCGCCAGACCATCGAACAGGCCGCGCAAGGCTTGGCCATGGTGCTGGCGCCCAATATGAGCGTGGGGGTCAATCTATCCCTCAAGCTGTTGGAAATGGCGGCCAAGGTCATGGGTGACTACACCGATATCGAGATTGTCGAAGCCCATCACCGCCACAAGGTGGATGCGCCTTCCGGCACCGCCTTGCGCATGGGCGAGGTGGTGGCCAAGGCCCTGGGCCGGGATCTGGCCGACTGCGCGGTCTACGGGCGCGAGGGCATCACCGGCGAGCGTGACCGCAAGACCATCGGCTTCTCCACCATCCGCGCCGGCGACATCGTGGGCGAGCACACGGTGATGTTCGTCGACGAGGGCGAGCGCATCGAAATCACCCACAAGGCGTCCAGCCGCATGACCTTCGCCCGGGGCGCGGTGCGCGCGGCGCAGTGGATCATGGCCAAGGAGAAGGGACTGTTCGACATGCAGGATGTGCTCGGACTGAAGGCTTGACCGCGATTTTCCAAAGGCAACGATCGCGGGCGTGGTCTTCCATCCTCTACGGTACGGGCGCCGCATAGACAGAGAGGGGGCTTTTCCCTTAGAATTCCCTCAGATAATCGAGATTGATCACGACGGGAAGGGCCCAAGGGTTCGTCCCGTTTTGCATGTTTGAGGTGAGGAAAACTTGAAGACGCCCGCACTGCTCGCGCTGGAGGACGGTACCGTATTCCGCGGTGTTTCCATTGGCGCTGATGGTTGCTCGGTGGGTGAGGTGGTGTTCAACACCTCCCTGACCGGCTACCAGGAGATCGTGACCGATCCCTCCTATGCCCGCCAGATCGTGACGCTGACCTATCCCCACATCGGGAACGTGGGCGTCAATGCGGAGGACGTGGAGTCTTCCGGCATTTTCGCCTCAGGGCTGGTGGTGCGCGATGTGCCGGCGCGGGTCAGCAACTGGCGCTCGCAGCAGAGCCTGGGCGACTATCTCAGGGAACGGGGCGTGGTCGGCATTGCCGGCATCGACACCCGCAAGCTCACCCGCATCCTGCGCGACAAGGGCGCACAGCGCGGCTGCCTGATGGCTGGCGCGAGCCTGGATGAAGCCGAGGCGGTGCGACAGGCCCAGGGCTTTCCCGGCTTGCAGGGCATGGACCTGGCCAAGGAAGTCTGCGTCAGCGAAGCCTATGAGTGGACCGAGACGGAATGGGTGCTGGACTCAGGCTACGGCCAGGCCGAATCACCCCGTTACCGCGTGGTGGCCTACGACTTCGGCATCAAGCGCAACATACTGCGGATGCTAGCCCAGCGCGGTTGCCGGTTGACAGTGGTGCCGGCGCAAACCCCGGCCCGCGAGGTGCTGGCCATGAAGCCGGACGGCGTATTCCTGTCCAACGGCCCCGGCGATCCGGAACCTTGCGACTACGCCATCGCCGCCATCCGCGAGATTCTGGAGCAGCGCGTCCCGGTGTTCGGCATCTGTTTGGGCCATCAATTGCTGGGCCTGGCCAGCGGCGCCAGGACGGTGAAGATGAAGTTCGGCCACCACGGTGCCAATCATCCCGTGCAGGAACTGGCCACCGGCCAGGTGATGATCACCAGCCAGAACCACGGATTCGCGGTTGATGAGGCCAGCCTTCCGGCCCATCTGAAGCCAACCCATCGTTCCCTGTTCGACGGCAGCTTGCAGGGCGTCGAGCGCACCGATTGTCCGGCCTTCAGCTTCCAGGGGCATCCCGAGGCCAGCCCGGGACCCCACGACCTGGCGCCGCTGTTCGACCGTTTCATCGCCTCCATGCGCTCCGGCCACTAATTTCCTACCGTCTCCTATGCCGAAAAGAACCGACATACAGTCCATATTGCTGCTGGGCGCCGGCCCCATCAT encodes the following:
- the dnaJ gene encoding molecular chaperone DnaJ, yielding MAKEDYYELLGVPRNASDSDIKKSFRRLAMKYHPDRNKDNPEAEEKFKKIKEAYEILSDGKKRSAYDQFGHAGVDPSMGGGGGFGGFGGESFSDIFSDVFGDIFGGGGGRRQGRAQRGGDLRYNLDLSLEEAVSGTEVKIRVPTYVTCGECSGSGAKKGSGPVTCTTCHGQGAIRMQQGFFAVQQTCPACRGSGQQIKDPCRACGGQGRVQETKTLSVKIPPGVDVGDRIRLAGEGEAGEAGGPAGDLYVQINVKEHPIFTRDGANLYCEVPISFPTACLGGELAVPTLDGKVMLKIPSETQTGKLFRLRGKGVKPVRGGEIGDLLCRVRVETPVHLTKEQEEIIRKLDESLSGGGSTHSPQAHGWLDGVKQFFDKLGL
- the dapB gene encoding 4-hydroxy-tetrahydrodipicolinate reductase, translating into MTNQNLIRIGIVGAAGRMGQTLLRAVFNTPGTLLGAAIERKDSPAVGRDAGEIAGLMRLDIPVVDDLAAVIAQLDVLIDFTRPESTLEHVRLCAQHGVRLVIGTTGFTPEQRQTIEQAAQGLAMVLAPNMSVGVNLSLKLLEMAAKVMGDYTDIEIVEAHHRHKVDAPSGTALRMGEVVAKALGRDLADCAVYGREGITGERDRKTIGFSTIRAGDIVGEHTVMFVDEGERIEITHKASSRMTFARGAVRAAQWIMAKEKGLFDMQDVLGLKA
- the carA gene encoding glutamine-hydrolyzing carbamoyl-phosphate synthase small subunit; the encoded protein is MKTPALLALEDGTVFRGVSIGADGCSVGEVVFNTSLTGYQEIVTDPSYARQIVTLTYPHIGNVGVNAEDVESSGIFASGLVVRDVPARVSNWRSQQSLGDYLRERGVVGIAGIDTRKLTRILRDKGAQRGCLMAGASLDEAEAVRQAQGFPGLQGMDLAKEVCVSEAYEWTETEWVLDSGYGQAESPRYRVVAYDFGIKRNILRMLAQRGCRLTVVPAQTPAREVLAMKPDGVFLSNGPGDPEPCDYAIAAIREILEQRVPVFGICLGHQLLGLASGARTVKMKFGHHGANHPVQELATGQVMITSQNHGFAVDEASLPAHLKPTHRSLFDGSLQGVERTDCPAFSFQGHPEASPGPHDLAPLFDRFIASMRSGH